A genome region from endosymbiont of Acanthamoeba sp. UWC8 includes the following:
- a CDS encoding host attachment protein, with the protein MSSKLIVVADAKNAIFYKAVGLKVTEQNSQINADEFNIAHKHPPRREGFNHIGSTPSHYFDPRSEFKSLERDDFCKEVVNHIDSVCNHEKFDELIIVAEPKTLGDIRSNLNPKLKTLVTKEISKDLIHADKISIENHVFSN; encoded by the coding sequence ATGAGTAGTAAACTAATAGTGGTAGCAGATGCTAAAAATGCTATTTTTTACAAAGCAGTGGGTCTAAAAGTTACTGAACAAAACAGCCAAATTAATGCTGATGAGTTTAATATTGCACATAAGCACCCTCCGAGAAGAGAAGGGTTTAACCATATTGGCTCTACCCCAAGCCACTACTTTGATCCACGTTCCGAATTTAAAAGCTTAGAAAGAGATGATTTTTGTAAAGAAGTAGTCAATCATATTGATTCAGTTTGCAACCATGAAAAATTTGATGAGTTAATTATCGTTGCCGAACCTAAAACTTTAGGGGATATACGTAGCAACCTTAACCCGAAGCTTAAAACCCTTGTTACTAAAGAAATTTCTAAGGATTTAATACATGCGGATAAAATATCTATAGAAAATCACGTTTTTAGTAATTAA